Sequence from the Macaca fascicularis isolate 582-1 chromosome 16, T2T-MFA8v1.1 genome:
GAAGCTTGGAGGGAACTGAGAATTTTCCAAGTAGAGGCGGCAGAggcaaggccctgaggtgggagcgCACTGCTGCTCGTCCCTAGCTGCGACGGGGGTGTCCTGGTTGGAATCAGTGCTGGGTGCAGTGCAGGGCTGGAAGTCCATGTCCACACTGTGGCTCAGTGCCGTGAAAATCAATCTCACCCCCTCCGCAGGGTGTTCCGCCTGCCAGCAGGTGGCCAGCTGGTCTTCCTGGGATACGGTGCCATTCTAGAAATTGGGTGCAAGTGTCTTGTCCGCAGATGGGGTGCCCTGTTGTAGTGGTTTATCTCCTCGCCTCCCTCAGTCCTGATGGGCCTGGGCAGGGCCTGGTGTCAGGGTCCCCGTGGGCTTCTCGAGCTGGCCCTGTCCCACAGTCCCGGGGCTGTCCAGGACACATTCAGAAGGGACACGCACCCAACAGCTCTGTTCGAAATCATAATGGGGGAACCAAGGGCCCCCTACATCCAGGTCCGTCGGGAGCCGGGGCATCGAGTTCCACTCCAGGAATCTCCAGGAACCCTGAGGTCTTCTCTGAGCCGGGGCCTGGCTGGGCACACCCCAAGTGCCCACAGAGTAGGTGTCTTCCCGGACAGCCCCACCAGGACAGGATGCGGAAGAACGAGGTGCCCATGGTGGGGAAACTAGCCAAATGGGCCGCTGGAACCGGGCTGGTGGGCCTGGAGGTGCCTGTCTGTCCCCCTTGCAGAGGATCATCCTGCCATGTGAAGCCAGCACAGGCCTGGGTGTTGAGGACCCTTGCTCGGGTTTGtctgaaaggaaaacagacatgGTCAGCGTCTCTAATGAGCCTATGCCGTCCTTTCCCGGCTGGGCCCCACCTGCCTGGGTCTCTGGAGTCCTCGGGGTCTCTGTGGGGCCCCCGGGGCCTGACACTGAGGACACGCCTGTAGTCTGCTGATCCCTGAGGGAGGGGTGTGTGCCACCTGGCATGGGGAAGCTGTCAGGGCATGACAGGTAGCTCCTAGGACTGCTCCCAGGGTTCGGACTGGCTGGGGGATTCCTACCACACACCCCCGTCCCAGGGCTGTTGGACCAAGGATACAGCCCCCAGTGAGAACTCAGGTGGGAGGGAACTTGGATGTCACCCAGCCCCTTGTCACCTCACATGGGGGCCCATCTCCACAGTGGGTGACGGGACCTGGAGGTGGGtcaccctctgccttcctgggctgCACAGTCCATGCCAGGACTGACCGTTCCTACATCTGCCTGAATTCTGGGCTCTGGCTCTCGCCTGGGGTCCTGCCTGTGCCCTCTCCCTGAATGCTCTGGGGTCAGGGACACCCGATTCCCttgtctccctggctcaaggCTGGTTGTCCTGGCAACCTTGGAGGAGCGTGCAGCAGTGAGGGGCCTCTGCTGCTGTCTGAGGCTGTGGGTGCTTGCAGGGAGGCCTGGGGTTATCCACAAATGGGTCTGGCTTCTTTAGTGCCCTTG
This genomic interval carries:
- the LOC135967639 gene encoding TBC1 domain family member 3B-like isoform X1, with the translated sequence MWRLDKEGLFTQSSSLGWLLQMLNDGISLGLILRLWDVYLLEGEQVLMPMTSIAFKVRRKRLTKTSRCGLWARFRNQFFHTWELDDDSVLKHLRASMKKLTRKQGDLPPPDKPEQGSSTPRPVLASHGRMILCKGDRQAPPGPPARFQRPIWLVSPPWAPRSSASCPGGAVREDTYSVGTWGVPSQAPAQRRPQGSWRFLEWNSMPRLPTDLDVGGPWFPHYDFEQSCWVRVPSECVLDSPGTVGQGQLEKPTGTLTPGPAQAHQD
- the LOC135967639 gene encoding TBC1 domain family member 3B-like isoform X2 — its product is MWRLISLGLILRLWDVYLLEGEQVLMPMTSIAFKVRRKRLTKTSRCGLWARFRNQFFHTWELDDDSVLKHLRASMKKLTRKQGDLPPPDKPEQGSSTPRPVLASHGRMILCKGDRQAPPGPPARFQRPIWLVSPPWAPRSSASCPGGAVREDTYSVGTWGVPSQAPAQRRPQGSWRFLEWNSMPRLPTDLDVGGPWFPHYDFEQSCWVRVPSECVLDSPGTVGQGQLEKPTGTLTPGPAQAHQD